The window GCTGCAATTATATCCCTTTGACTTCGCGGGGCACGCCATGCAAAAGATTACTCCGTTCCTCTGGTTCGACGGCCGGGCCGAAGAGGCAATGAATTTCTACGTCTCGATTTTTCCGAATTCGAAAATCGGCGCCGTCAGCCGCTACGGCGAGCACGGGCCGGGGCCGAAAGGGACGGTGATGGCGGCGACGTTTGAGCTTGAGGGGCAACAGTTTCACGCGCTCAACGGCGGGCCGATGTACAAGTTCACGCCGGCGATTTCGTTCTTCGTCAGTTGTGAGACGCAGCCCGAGGTCGACGAGTTGTGGGACAAACTCGTCGCTGGCGGCCGACCCGACCGCTGCGGTTGGCTGCAGGATAAGTTTGGTTTGAGCTGGCAGATCATACCTCGGGTGCTGGGCGAATACCTCAGCAGTCCCGATCCGAAAAAAGCCGGCCAGGTCATGCAGGCGATGCTGGGGATGGTTAAGCTCGACATTCAAAAACTGAAGGATGCCTATGCCAGCTAAAGTGAAACCCGTCGCAAAACTCGCCAAGCCGACGACCTTCGATGAATGCCTGGCTCGGTTTACTGCCGAGCAGCAGGCAGCCCTTGGGAAACTCCGGCAAGCGATTCGTGCTGCAGCCCCGGCGGCGGTAGAAGGAGTCAGCTACGGCCTGGCCGCGTTTCGTCTGAACGGTAAGCCACTGGTTGCAATCGGCGCGACTAGCAACCATTGCGCGTTCTATCTGATGAGCAACTCGACTGTGGGCGAACACGAGGAGTTGCTTACAAGCTACGACACGAGCCCGGGAACGATTCGTTTTGAACCCGGTTCGCCGTTGCCGTCGGCGCTAGTGAAGAAGCTGGTGAAAGCGAGGATTGTGGAGAACGAACAACTTATCGAAGCGAGGAAGCCAGCCAAGAAAACTGCCAAGCCATCGAAGGCTAAGAGCACGACAGTGAATTACGACGTCGCAAAAGTGCTGGCCGAATTGAAAAAGCTTTCGGCAGAGAAATATCGGCAGGGGATGGAGCGGTTTGCGATTCCCAACGACAACGCGCTCGGAGTGCCGGTGGGCGAAATGCGGAAGCTCGCGAAGAAGATCGGCCGCGATCACGAACTATCGCTAGAACTCTGGAAGTCCAAGGTATACGAAGCGCGGATGATGGCTGCCTTCGTCGGCGAGCCGGAAAAAGTTACCGCGAAGCAAATGGAATCGTGGTGCAAAACATTCGATAGCTGGGCCATTGTCGACACGGTTTGTTTTGCCCTCTTCGATCGCGCGCCGGAGGCTTGGACGAAGGTCAACGAATGGGCCACGCGCAAGGAAGAGTTCGTCAAACGGGCTGCCTTTGCGTTGCTCGCCAGCCTGGTGTTGCATGTCAAGCACTTGGATGACGAGCACTTTGCGGCCGGTCTGCAACTCATCGAGAATGCCGCGGAAGACGAGCGGAACTTCGTGAAGAAGGGCGTGAACTGGGCCCTGCGCACGATCGGCAAAAGGAACAAAACGCTGCACGCCGCAGCCATGGCCGTCGCGAAGAAACTTGGTGACAGCGACAACGCGACCGCGCGCTGGATCGGCAAAGATGCCATCCGCGATCTCAACAGCCCTGCCACCAAACGCCGTTTGGCAAAATGACCCATTGTCGCCTTTCGCTCCGCGAAAGGAAGCATTTTTAGCCCGTCGAGCCCAACCCCGCCGCGAGCGAATTCACGGTGAGGAGCAACTGCGTGAGGAGCGGCTCGGCCTTTGCCGTTTCGCCGGCGTTGTTCAGTGCTCGCCATTCGCGCAGCAGCGTGATCTGCTGTCGATGGAGCGTTCGCAAGCCGTCGCGACGGAGTTGCTGCATCGCGAACCAGTTGGGCCGCCGTTCATCGAGCGGACCGCCGTAGAGTTCTTCGAGAGCGTGCAACGTTCGTTCGTACTCGGTCATGATCAGCTTCATCACACTGTTGCGAACGTTTTCATCCTGCACCAGCCCGGCGTATTCGCGGATCACGTCGAGATCGACAGTGGCGATGCTGGTAGCCGCATTGCTCATGGCGTAATGCAGCGGCGCCCAGGTAAGCAGGTGATGTTTCACGCCGGCGAATTCTTCAGGATGCTCTCGCCGGAGCGTTTCGAGCGCGGTGCCAACACCATACCAACCGCTGATGAAGAACCGGGCCTGCCCCCAGCTGAAGACCCACGGAATCGCCCGCAGATCGGCCAGCGATGGCTTGCCGGTGCGGCGCGCGGGGCGCGAACCAATGCGGCTGTGCTCGAGCACATCGACGGGGGTGGCTTCGCGGAAAAAACTGAAAAAGCCCGGCGATTCGAGCAGTCCTTCGTACGTCTGCCGGCTGACCGCGGCGATTTTGTCCATCGTCGCTTCGAGCGGATGATCCGGATCTGGCGCATACCAATCGAGCAGCGACGCCCGCGTGGTGCCGGCGAGGAGGAGTTCCAATTGATAGACGGCGGTGATCTTGTTCGCGTAGTTTTGCGAAATCGTTTCACCTTGCTCCGTCATCCGCAGATCGCCCGACAGTGCATCGTGCGGCAACGCTTTCAGGAAGCGGTGCGTCGGACCAGCGCCGCGGCTGATCGTGCCACCGCGGCCGTGGAAGAAGCGAGTGCGGACTTTGTGCTTCTTTCCGGTCTCGGTCAAGCGAAGCTGAGCGCGATACAGATTCCACAAGCTGGCGAGAATGCCGCCGTCTTTGTTGCTGTCGCTGTAGCCGATCATGATCTGCTGAACCATGTCGGGCTGGCCGCTTTGTTCGCGTTGAAATTCGAGGCTGCGGCGCACGAGCGGGTGCTGCAGCAGCGCTTCGTAAATGGCGGGGCTTCGTTCGAGATCTTCGATCGTTTCGAACAGTGGCACGACCGGTAGCGGCATCACTGGGCCGGTTGGCGAGGGCTTGAGCAGACCGACTTCGCGGGCAAAGAGATACACGACGAGCAAATCGGACAAACTGCGCGTCATGCTGATGATGAGCGCACCAATGCCATCCGTGCCGTGCAGGCGGATCTCTTCGACGACGACTCGCAAGCTGCCGAGCACAGCTTCGGCTTGTGGACCGAGCTCGGAATCAGGCCGAGTAAATGGCCGCGGCGATTCGAGCTCTCGGCAGAGAAACTCCAACCGCTTCTCTTCGTTCCACTCGTGAAAATCGGAGTCAGGAATGCCCGCCGCGATAAGCAACTGCGAAACGGCCAGGTCGTGAAACCGGCTGTTCTGGCGAACATCGAGGACCGCGAGATGAAACCCAAACGACTGAGCACTGCGAATCACCGGCTCGACCACGAGATCGGCAATCGCCCGCGCACCGCTGGAAAGGAGCGCTTCGTACAACAAGTCGAGGTCTTCGCGCAGTTCGGCAGAACGGCGATAGAGATACTC is drawn from Anatilimnocola floriformis and contains these coding sequences:
- a CDS encoding VOC family protein; this translates as MQKITPFLWFDGRAEEAMNFYVSIFPNSKIGAVSRYGEHGPGPKGTVMAATFELEGQQFHALNGGPMYKFTPAISFFVSCETQPEVDELWDKLVAGGRPDRCGWLQDKFGLSWQIIPRVLGEYLSSPDPKKAGQVMQAMLGMVKLDIQKLKDAYAS
- a CDS encoding DNA alkylation repair protein; this encodes MPAKVKPVAKLAKPTTFDECLARFTAEQQAALGKLRQAIRAAAPAAVEGVSYGLAAFRLNGKPLVAIGATSNHCAFYLMSNSTVGEHEELLTSYDTSPGTIRFEPGSPLPSALVKKLVKARIVENEQLIEARKPAKKTAKPSKAKSTTVNYDVAKVLAELKKLSAEKYRQGMERFAIPNDNALGVPVGEMRKLAKKIGRDHELSLELWKSKVYEARMMAAFVGEPEKVTAKQMESWCKTFDSWAIVDTVCFALFDRAPEAWTKVNEWATRKEEFVKRAAFALLASLVLHVKHLDDEHFAAGLQLIENAAEDERNFVKKGVNWALRTIGKRNKTLHAAAMAVAKKLGDSDNATARWIGKDAIRDLNSPATKRRLAK
- a CDS encoding phosphoenolpyruvate carboxylase, with the translated sequence MYLAGLLAVDSTKVERDLRFLMGCFREVLAEAGDAELARLLPWSGTPHQPHEPVGLHPPVRLVQAYSIAFQLLTMVEENAAAQARRGLETHEGLIAPRALWRQSFDDLQNRGVTTEQITAALPQMKVELVLTAHPTEAKRQSVLEQHRRLYLLLVELENQSRTPFEQKQAREQIKAVLTTLWLTGEIYLQKPDIESERRNILHYLKNVFPDVLPLLDVRIRQAWEDAGYPLELLDSPYSLPRLSFGTWIGGDRDGHPLVTADVTKQSLTELRAAALKLLRFQVNDLGRRVSISRALRQAPPSFEARVQQYAERLGDAGHAAVKRNPEEPYRQFCNLMQLRMPPDVLPAKPAEYLYRRSAELREDLDLLYEALLSSGARAIADLVVEPVIRSAQSFGFHLAVLDVRQNSRFHDLAVSQLLIAAGIPDSDFHEWNEEKRLEFLCRELESPRPFTRPDSELGPQAEAVLGSLRVVVEEIRLHGTDGIGALIISMTRSLSDLLVVYLFAREVGLLKPSPTGPVMPLPVVPLFETIEDLERSPAIYEALLQHPLVRRSLEFQREQSGQPDMVQQIMIGYSDSNKDGGILASLWNLYRAQLRLTETGKKHKVRTRFFHGRGGTISRGAGPTHRFLKALPHDALSGDLRMTEQGETISQNYANKITAVYQLELLLAGTTRASLLDWYAPDPDHPLEATMDKIAAVSRQTYEGLLESPGFFSFFREATPVDVLEHSRIGSRPARRTGKPSLADLRAIPWVFSWGQARFFISGWYGVGTALETLRREHPEEFAGVKHHLLTWAPLHYAMSNAATSIATVDLDVIREYAGLVQDENVRNSVMKLIMTEYERTLHALEELYGGPLDERRPNWFAMQQLRRDGLRTLHRQQITLLREWRALNNAGETAKAEPLLTQLLLTVNSLAAGLGSTG